The window AAAAACCCCCAAAAAAAGAAAATGTGGACCCAAAAGCAAAATTTAAAAAAATGTTTTTAAAAATAAAATTAAAACTTTCTAAAGTTGATAATAAACCTGTTTTTAATTTATTTGGTGGATATTTTAAATTCTATACGTATTTAAGAACTAATTTTATAGAGAAATTAATAGAATTACACCCAAATGAAGAAGAATTTGAAAGAATTTTAGATATAATTATAAAACAGGCTTTAGAGTTAAATAACAAAGAGAAAGTAGATGAATTATTTAAGGGGTCTTTATTGCAATTTATTGCAGATAAAGATAATAATTTTAGAAAAAATATATTTATGTCGGCTAAAAAAGAATTATTTTTTAGATTAGATTCAAGAAAAAATGAATTTTCAAAAAAAGATGCAGAAGAAACAGCAAATTTATTTGAAGAAATTTTTATTAATTCTTTAAAAAATTTATATGGAGATCAAGAAAAATTATTAATAGCAGTTCTAGAAGCAGTAGATAAAGTATCAGATTCAATTAATCCTAAGCAAGCAGAAAATTATATTAAAAATATATTCCCAAAAATTGTATCTTCTGCGTTAAAAAAAACTGATCCGTTAGGAGAGATAAAAAGTAAAATCGAAGCGTTATAATTAAAAATACAGATTACTTAAAGTATATATGATAATTTATCTTATTAATTCAGCAGAATCAGAATTTGATAAAAAAAATATTATAACTGGAAGTCAAGATGTTGCATTAAGTGAAAAAGGTAAAAAACAAGCAGAAAATCTAGGTGAATTTTTTAAAGATAAAAATATTTCTATGATTTTTACTAGTGAGTTAAAAAGGAGTAAAGATACTGCTAAAATAATTTTAAAATATTTAAAGAAGAAACCAAAAGTATCAAAAATACAAAATTTTAATGAAAGAAAATATGGATTATTTGAAGCAAAAAGATGGGATGTAATTTCAGCATTTTATAAAGAACATTTACATAAATCAGAAGGAAAATTATTTAAAGTCATTTTAGAAGCAAAAGGAGGAGAATCTTGGCAAGATTTAATACTTAGAGTTGTAGAAGGTATCAATGATATAACAGAAGAAATTGACAAGAGAAAGGCTGTTTTAATTATTGGACATCTTGATGTTAATCGAGTTATTTTAAGATATACAGGAAATATGAATGAAGATGAAATGTTTAATATATGGCAGACTCCTGCATGTATCAATATTATAAAATATGAAAAAGAAGAATTTAATATTCAAATTGTAAATTATATATTAAGTAAAAACAGGTGATATTATGGAAGAAAAAGCCGAACCCTTGAGAATTTATAAAGCAAATAAAAGTAATACCGGATCTGCTTTACAATTAGATTTTAATGTTCTAAAAAAAGCAATTTTTTTAGATTGTGCAAAACAAAAAACAGAAAAAAATTTTGATTGGGAAAACAAATTAACTATCAAATTATCTGTTCAAGATGTATCAAAACTTTTATGTGTATTAGAGAATAAACTTGATACAATAAAATTGTTTCATCAGCCTTCAAAAGGGGATTATGAAAGTTCAAAGGATATTAAAAATAATGTATTGGAAATAAACAAATCACAATACGGGTATTCAATTAGAATTAGCAGACAAGAAGAAAAAGGAGTTGGAGCTATAAATATTACAATTAGTGAAGATGAAAATATTTTAATTAAAATTTTATTAAAAAAAGCAATAGAAAAGATATATAGATGGTAAAATGGCAAGAAAAACAATGAGAAATCCTTTTGGAAGAATAAAATGGATAATAAAAGAGTCTGATGCAATTGTAGAAGTAGTTGATGCACGAGATGTTGAAGGAACAAGAAATCAAGCAATAGAAAAATTAGCAAGAGGAAAGAGATTAATTATTGCAATTAATAAATCTGATTTAATAACTACAAAACCAGAATTAAAAACAAGATTAGATTATCTTTTTTTGAGTTCAAAAAAGAAATATGGTAAAAATAAACTTCTTGATCTGATTACTAAAAATACTAGGAAAGATCAATTAAAAGTTGGTATTTTAGGTTATCCAGATGTGGGAAAATCTTCATTAATTAATTATTTAGTTGGAAGAAAAGCAGTAAAAATAGGTCCAACTCCAGGTGTTACAAAAGGAAAACAATATATACGAATTAATGAAAGATTATTGCTTATAGATTCACCAGGAGTATATCCAAGAAAAGAAGGGCGAACTTCATTAGTTATGAAATCTGCTGTTGACGTAGATAAAGTAGATAATCCAGAAGAAATAGCAATAAGAATAATAAAACAATTTATAGCAAAAAAAGAAAAAAAATTCTTTAAATATTTTGATATTTCAATTACAGATGATCCAGAGTATGCATTAAAGCAAATAGCAAAAAGAAGAAGATTACTTTTAAAAGATGGTGAATTAAATATTTATGAAGCTTCAAAGATTTTAATAAGAGAATATCAAAAAGGAAATATTTTTTTAAGATGATTTTTTAATTTTAGATTTACTTACTAAATAGTTTTTTGGTTAAATCAAACATAAAGATAAGTTTAAAAATCTCTCTTTTATTTAATATAATATGGAAGAAGAAGTTATATCAAATAAACCAATAAACGTAAAAAAAGGATATATGTATTATGTGGATGCTAAAGGTTTTCTTCATGAAGCAATTCCTGGAGATGAAACTACTGATAAAAAAATAGATTTTCCTCCTGTTAGAAAACAAAAAGGGTATATGTATTACGTAAATCTCAAAGGAGATGTTTGCAGAAGAAAACCCTTAAAAGGCAGATAAAAATAAATAAATGGTTTTAAATATTTA of the Candidatus Micrarchaeia archaeon genome contains:
- a CDS encoding histidine phosphatase family protein, whose protein sequence is MIIYLINSAESEFDKKNIITGSQDVALSEKGKKQAENLGEFFKDKNISMIFTSELKRSKDTAKIILKYLKKKPKVSKIQNFNERKYGLFEAKRWDVISAFYKEHLHKSEGKLFKVILEAKGGESWQDLILRVVEGINDITEEIDKRKAVLIIGHLDVNRVILRYTGNMNEDEMFNIWQTPACINIIKYEKEEFNIQIVNYILSKNR
- a CDS encoding GTPase, which encodes MARKTMRNPFGRIKWIIKESDAIVEVVDARDVEGTRNQAIEKLARGKRLIIAINKSDLITTKPELKTRLDYLFLSSKKKYGKNKLLDLITKNTRKDQLKVGILGYPDVGKSSLINYLVGRKAVKIGPTPGVTKGKQYIRINERLLLIDSPGVYPRKEGRTSLVMKSAVDVDKVDNPEEIAIRIIKQFIAKKEKKFFKYFDISITDDPEYALKQIAKRRRLLLKDGELNIYEASKILIREYQKGNIFLR